One Defluviitoga tunisiensis genomic window carries:
- a CDS encoding vWA domain-containing protein codes for MEDILQKAWIELEKESLFFSYLRMNFDNVPTKAVRTIKVSITSQAKFRIMYNPKRLQNLGLTLIKGLLKHEIYHIIHGHIFIKPKNKREKGIWDLAMDAAINQYIRELDAFAEPLDVMVAEGHAPDNEFFFVTAPMNLLNKTAEEYYKYILDFLEEKKMVDLEEIIEKREQNTDSHDFSSEIPEEMAFDIVSEFVTQAYDKSKENLPDGVEMAVSLMVKKPYLNWKTLLRRFFGSSIVVEKYRSLLKPNRRYEDQPGWVTELGPNVAIILDTSGSIIEEEYNSFFNEIESITKNLGGKVTLVQADSQIQNVMTYHKGKWEEIILKGKGSTDLQPAVDYVEENIRPEGIIVFTDGWLEVPNVQRRVLFVLSKKYNPDFFTQATEYYGKNNVVILN; via the coding sequence ATGGAAGATATACTTCAAAAAGCGTGGATTGAATTAGAGAAAGAAAGTTTATTTTTTTCTTATCTAAGAATGAATTTTGATAATGTTCCTACAAAAGCTGTTAGAACCATCAAAGTTTCAATAACTTCTCAAGCTAAGTTCAGAATTATGTACAATCCTAAACGGTTGCAAAATCTTGGGCTAACATTAATAAAAGGCCTTTTAAAACATGAAATTTACCATATTATTCACGGTCATATTTTTATTAAACCAAAAAACAAAAGGGAAAAAGGAATATGGGATTTAGCAATGGATGCTGCAATAAATCAATATATTAGAGAACTTGACGCTTTCGCAGAACCATTAGATGTAATGGTAGCTGAAGGTCATGCCCCGGATAATGAATTCTTTTTTGTAACTGCTCCTATGAATTTATTAAATAAAACAGCTGAAGAATATTATAAGTATATCTTAGATTTTTTAGAAGAAAAAAAGATGGTTGACTTAGAAGAAATAATTGAGAAGAGGGAACAAAATACTGACTCTCATGATTTTTCTTCAGAAATTCCGGAAGAAATGGCTTTTGATATAGTAAGCGAATTTGTAACTCAAGCATACGATAAATCAAAAGAAAATCTTCCAGATGGGGTCGAAATGGCTGTTTCTTTGATGGTAAAAAAACCGTATTTAAATTGGAAAACCCTATTGAGAAGATTTTTTGGTAGTTCTATTGTTGTAGAGAAATATAGAAGTTTGCTAAAACCAAATAGAAGATATGAAGATCAACCTGGATGGGTCACAGAATTAGGACCTAATGTTGCTATAATACTGGATACATCTGGATCGATTATAGAAGAAGAATACAATTCTTTTTTTAATGAAATAGAATCTATCACAAAAAATCTTGGTGGAAAAGTTACCTTAGTTCAAGCAGACAGTCAAATTCAAAACGTTATGACATATCACAAAGGAAAATGGGAAGAAATTATTTTGAAAGGGAAAGGTTCAACAGACTTACAACCAGCTGTAGATTATGTTGAAGAAAATATAAGGCCAGAAGGCATTATCGTATTTACAGATGGATGGTTAGAAGTCCCAAATGTTCAAAGACGCGTGCTTTTTGTATTATCTAAAAAGTATAACCCTGATTTTTTTACTCAAGCTACTGAATATTATGGGAAAAACAACGTTGTTATCTTAAATTAA
- a CDS encoding MerR family transcriptional regulator has translation MKISEVSEKFNISSDTLRYYEKIGLIPPVNRNSSGIREYTEEDCNWIEFILCMKNAGLPIKTLIKYVQLFQQGDDTIEERKELLVKEREILNKKIQNMQKTLERLDFKIAKYEEKILKREETLRDMLFS, from the coding sequence ATGAAAATTTCTGAAGTTAGCGAAAAATTTAATATTTCTTCTGACACTCTTAGATATTATGAAAAAATAGGTTTAATTCCTCCTGTGAATCGTAATAGTAGTGGAATACGAGAATACACAGAAGAAGATTGTAATTGGATAGAATTCATATTATGTATGAAAAATGCTGGGCTTCCTATTAAAACACTTATAAAATATGTTCAATTATTTCAGCAAGGTGATGATACAATTGAAGAAAGAAAAGAATTATTGGTGAAAGAGCGGGAAATACTTAACAAAAAAATTCAAAATATGCAAAAAACGCTAGAAAGGTTAGATTTTAAAATAGCAAAATATGAAGAAAAAATATTAAAAAGAGAAGAAACACTAAGAGATATGCTTTTTTCATAA
- a CDS encoding aldo/keto reductase: MEYVKLGNSGLEVSRICLGCMSFGDSEIWTHKWVLNEENSRPIIKRALELGINFFDTANVYSLGRSEEILGKALKDYAKRDEIVIATKVFSRMRDGPNGAGLSRKVIMNEIDNSLKRLGTDYVDLYIIHRWDYNTPIEETMDALNDVVKAGKARYIGASAMYAWQFQKALYTAEKHGWTKFVSMQNHYNLIYREDERELIPLCKDQKIGLTPYSPLAAGRLARDWSETTYRLQTDEVAKSKYDSTKDADKAIVDRVAELANKHGVSRAQISLAWLLHKGPVNAPIVGATKITHLEDAVGAIAVKLTPDEITYLEEPYVPHPIVGPI; this comes from the coding sequence ATGGAATACGTTAAACTTGGTAACTCAGGATTAGAAGTTTCAAGAATTTGTCTTGGTTGTATGAGCTTTGGTGATTCGGAAATATGGACGCACAAATGGGTTCTAAATGAAGAAAATAGTAGACCAATTATCAAAAGAGCCCTTGAATTAGGTATCAACTTTTTTGACACAGCAAACGTATATTCTCTTGGAAGAAGCGAAGAAATTCTTGGAAAAGCTTTAAAAGACTATGCAAAACGTGATGAAATTGTCATTGCCACAAAGGTATTTTCAAGAATGCGAGATGGACCTAATGGAGCTGGGCTTTCACGAAAGGTTATTATGAATGAGATTGATAATAGTTTAAAAAGGCTTGGTACAGATTATGTTGATCTATACATTATTCATCGATGGGATTATAATACTCCAATAGAAGAAACAATGGATGCATTAAACGATGTTGTAAAAGCAGGAAAGGCTAGATATATAGGTGCCTCTGCTATGTATGCATGGCAATTCCAAAAAGCATTATATACAGCAGAAAAACACGGATGGACAAAATTTGTTTCCATGCAAAACCATTACAACCTTATATATAGAGAGGATGAAAGAGAATTAATTCCTTTATGTAAAGATCAAAAAATTGGTCTTACTCCATATAGCCCTTTAGCAGCAGGCAGATTGGCAAGAGATTGGTCTGAAACTACTTATCGCCTTCAAACTGATGAAGTTGCTAAATCAAAATATGACTCAACTAAAGATGCTGACAAAGCTATTGTAGATAGAGTAGCAGAACTTGCAAATAAACATGGAGTTTCAAGAGCACAAATTTCATTAGCGTGGTTATTACACAAAGGTCCAGTGAACGCACCTATTGTTGGAGCTACCAAAATAACTCATTTAGAAGATGCTGTAGGAGCTATAGCAGTTAAATTAACTCCTGATGAAATTACATACTTAGAAGAACCCTATGTACCACATCCAATTGTTGGTCCTATTTAA
- a CDS encoding aldo/keto reductase gives MQKVTLNNGVEMPILGYGVYQIDPKECERCVLDAISVGYRHIDTAQSYHNEEAVGNAIEKSGIPRSELFITTKIWISNAGYEKAKASIFESLKKLKTDYIDLLLIHQPFNDYYGAYRAMTEAYKDGKVRAIGVSNFYPDRLIDLCHFQEVTPAVNQIETHPFHQQKLAQEIMKKYGVQHESWAPFAEGRKGIFTNSILKSIGEKYGKSIAQVILRFLIQNDVVVIPKTTHKERMIENFNVFDFVLSDEDMNAITALDEGKSLFFSHYDPQAVEYLISLAKQK, from the coding sequence ATGCAAAAAGTAACTTTAAATAATGGTGTTGAAATGCCTATACTCGGGTATGGTGTTTATCAAATAGATCCAAAAGAATGTGAGAGGTGTGTACTCGATGCCATTTCAGTAGGATACCGCCATATTGATACCGCACAGTCTTACCATAATGAAGAAGCTGTTGGTAATGCAATTGAAAAATCAGGGATTCCACGTTCAGAACTGTTTATAACCACTAAAATTTGGATCTCGAACGCTGGTTACGAAAAAGCCAAAGCATCTATTTTTGAGTCGTTAAAAAAATTAAAAACAGACTATATCGATCTATTATTGATTCATCAACCATTCAATGATTATTATGGCGCTTATCGAGCTATGACAGAGGCTTATAAAGACGGAAAGGTTCGTGCTATTGGCGTTAGTAACTTCTATCCCGACCGTTTGATTGATTTATGTCACTTTCAAGAAGTGACACCTGCTGTAAACCAGATAGAAACACATCCTTTTCATCAGCAAAAACTTGCACAGGAAATTATGAAAAAATATGGAGTACAACATGAATCTTGGGCACCATTTGCAGAAGGTCGCAAAGGTATTTTTACTAATTCAATCCTCAAATCTATTGGAGAAAAATACGGTAAGTCGATTGCTCAAGTTATTCTACGTTTTCTTATTCAAAATGATGTAGTTGTGATTCCAAAAACAACACATAAAGAGCGCATGATCGAAAATTTTAATGTGTTCGATTTTGTTCTTAGTGATGAAGATATGAACGCAATTACTGCTCTTGACGAAGGTAAAAGTCTCTTCTTCAGTCATTATGATCCTCAAGCTGTTGAATATTTAATAAGTCTGGCAAAACAAAAATAA